One segment of Candidatus Niyogibacteria bacterium CG10_big_fil_rev_8_21_14_0_10_46_36 DNA contains the following:
- a CDS encoding type IV pili twitching motility protein PilT gives MPTKDYSKLLEQFIFEVLKTGASDLHITAARHPTLRIAGELIKMRTAEVLTPDDTRGILYTMLSPEKQQHFEQNDEIDFSFMFEDKARFRVNGFFQRGYVGIAMRLIPVKIRTIEELALPPILSEFAHKQQGFFLVVGPTGHGKSTTLAAIVDMINHERTEHIITVEDPIEYIFTPDQSIVDQREVGLDTRSFSTALRSMFRQNVDVAMIGEMRDHETISAAVTAAETGHLIFSSLHTNNAAQTIDRIIDSFPPAQQNQIRSQLANTLLGVFSQRLLPRISGGLIPAYEFLISTTAVKNLIRENKIHELDLVIETGSESGMISMDQTLLDLVRKGEITIDIARSYSLNPKMLEEKI, from the coding sequence ATGCCTACAAAAGATTATTCAAAACTGCTTGAGCAATTTATTTTCGAAGTGCTGAAAACCGGCGCTTCTGATTTGCATATTACGGCAGCCCGCCACCCAACGCTCCGTATCGCCGGAGAGCTTATTAAGATGAGGACGGCAGAAGTTCTTACTCCCGATGATACGAGAGGCATTTTGTATACGATGCTCTCGCCCGAAAAACAGCAGCACTTTGAACAGAACGATGAAATAGACTTCTCATTCATGTTTGAGGATAAGGCGCGATTCCGTGTGAACGGCTTTTTCCAGAGGGGATATGTAGGCATTGCCATGCGTTTAATCCCGGTAAAGATACGCACAATAGAAGAGCTTGCGCTCCCGCCAATCCTTTCGGAATTTGCACACAAGCAGCAGGGGTTTTTCTTAGTAGTAGGGCCCACGGGACATGGCAAATCAACCACGCTTGCGGCAATAGTAGATATGATTAACCATGAGCGGACCGAGCACATTATCACCGTTGAAGATCCTATTGAGTATATCTTTACTCCTGACCAGTCTATTGTAGATCAGCGCGAAGTCGGTCTTGATACGCGTAGCTTCAGTACAGCACTCCGGAGTATGTTCCGCCAGAATGTTGATGTGGCGATGATTGGAGAGATGCGCGACCACGAAACAATATCCGCTGCCGTCACTGCGGCAGAGACCGGGCATCTTATTTTTTCGTCATTGCATACAAACAACGCAGCGCAGACCATAGATCGTATCATAGACTCGTTCCCGCCCGCACAGCAAAACCAGATTCGCTCACAGCTTGCAAACACGCTCCTCGGGGTATTTTCTCAGCGATTATTGCCGCGCATTTCGGGAGGCTTAATCCCCGCGTATGAGTTTCTTATTTCTACAACTGCGGTAAAAAACCTGATCCGCGAAAATAAGATTCACGAGCTTGATTTAGTGATAGAGACCGGTTCAGAGTCAGGCATGATTAGCATGGATCAGACATTGCTTGATCTTGTGCGTAAGGGCGAAATTACGATTGATATCGCGCGCTCGTACTCGTTAAATCCAAAAATGCTCGAAGAAAAAATATAA
- a CDS encoding two-component system response regulator, translating into MAHKEARMAKKDIKKILIVDDDDFLLDVYASRFREAGFEVEVAMNGEEGVEKLRNGFRPDVVSLDVIMPRKSGFEVLAQIQQEQLMRGGIIVMLSNVSDKHDIQKGKRMGAHGYFVKVSHTPSQIVDKIESLLQI; encoded by the coding sequence TTGGCCCATAAAGAAGCGCGTATGGCAAAGAAGGATATAAAAAAAATACTTATCGTGGATGATGATGACTTTTTACTGGATGTATACGCGTCACGATTCCGCGAAGCAGGGTTTGAGGTAGAGGTTGCGATGAACGGAGAAGAAGGCGTAGAAAAGCTCCGCAATGGATTCCGGCCCGATGTGGTTTCGCTTGATGTAATTATGCCCCGGAAGAGCGGTTTTGAGGTTCTTGCGCAGATCCAGCAGGAACAACTGATGAGGGGCGGCATTATCGTTATGTTGAGCAATGTTTCGGATAAGCATGACATCCAAAAAGGAAAGCGTATGGGCGCACACGGGTATTTCGTAAAGGTGAGTCACACACCATCTCAAATAGTAGATAAAATAGAATCATTATTACAAATATAG